In Paracholeplasma morum, the following proteins share a genomic window:
- a CDS encoding DUF454 family protein: MKVIYIILGFLSLGLGLIGIILPILPTTPFLLLTLFFFAKGSTRFHTWFIQTKIYHKYLKTFAEERSMTRKQKWRLMIFVDLILLSSMIIINQWLVTVLLFVVGILKYLYFFTQVKTIKDTI, from the coding sequence ATGAAAGTCATATACATTATATTAGGATTTCTAAGCCTCGGTTTAGGGTTAATCGGTATTATTTTACCGATTCTACCGACAACCCCGTTTTTATTGTTGACCTTATTCTTTTTTGCGAAAGGTTCAACAAGATTTCACACTTGGTTCATTCAAACTAAGATTTACCATAAGTATCTGAAAACTTTTGCAGAAGAAAGAAGTATGACTAGAAAACAAAAATGGCGTTTGATGATTTTTGTTGATTTAATACTATTATCATCCATGATTATCATCAACCAATGGCTTGTAACGGTTTTATTATTCGTTGTTGGTATCCTCAAATATCTATATTTTTTCACCCAAGTTAAAACCATTAAGGACACGATATGA
- a CDS encoding carboxymuconolactone decarboxylase family protein encodes MSLNEKRKFGLIEHIGITYRASLSFLYNKLYKKQNGMNFKFKERIMLAVTEVNGCIMCSYVHTKLSLKAGLSNEDIKEILAGDLDGIPANESLAVLFAKDYAYNKETIDPAFYDKLEKTYGIRKARAILGAVEFITMTNSMGISLALLKNTLSFKHVKGSNFLNELLIPIATMVLLPMFIFINLFVIPFHNGKINKKINKPVK; translated from the coding sequence ATGAGTTTAAATGAAAAAAGAAAGTTCGGTTTAATCGAACACATCGGCATCACATATAGAGCGTCATTAAGCTTTTTATATAACAAACTATATAAAAAACAAAATGGCATGAATTTTAAATTTAAAGAACGCATCATGCTTGCAGTCACAGAAGTCAATGGCTGTATCATGTGTTCATATGTCCATACAAAGTTATCGCTAAAAGCAGGATTATCCAATGAAGACATCAAAGAAATCCTCGCAGGTGATTTAGACGGTATTCCAGCAAATGAATCCTTAGCGGTTTTATTTGCGAAGGATTATGCCTATAACAAAGAAACTATTGACCCAGCATTTTATGATAAATTAGAAAAGACCTATGGCATCAGAAAAGCAAGGGCTATATTAGGGGCAGTTGAGTTTATTACCATGACCAATAGTATGGGTATTTCTTTAGCACTGCTTAAGAATACATTAAGCTTTAAACACGTCAAAGGCTCAAATTTCTTAAATGAATTATTGATTCCAATCGCGACTATGGTGTTACTTCCAATGTTCATATTCATCAATTTGTTTGTCATACCGTTTCATAATGGTAAGATTAACAAAAAGATAAATAAACCGGTAAAATAA